In Shouchella patagoniensis, the following are encoded in one genomic region:
- the murQ gene encoding N-acetylmuramic acid 6-phosphate etherase: protein MMLDKLKTETRNPDTMHLDCMNVSEILKTMNYEDAKVPETIAQELPRIEEAVKLVIRSFEKGGRLIYAGAGTSGRLGVLDAVECKPTFGVSNDMVRGVIAGGDKAFTEAVEGAEDSEEAGAMECDNLSISPEDTVVALAASGRTPYAIGLLKAAEKRGVSTVSICCNKGAEMSQYASVAIELETGPEVLTGSTRLKAGTAQKLVLNMISTTSMIGVGKVYQNLMVDVQPTNKKLVERSKRIIMEATEASYEEANVAFEKAKGHVKTAIVMVLLGCNYDEAVNQLKENKGFIRKTVDK from the coding sequence GTGATGCTAGATAAATTGAAAACGGAAACACGGAATCCGGATACAATGCATCTTGATTGTATGAACGTATCTGAAATTCTAAAAACGATGAATTATGAAGATGCAAAAGTACCAGAGACGATTGCTCAGGAACTTCCTCGAATTGAAGAAGCAGTAAAGCTTGTTATTCGTTCTTTCGAAAAAGGTGGGCGATTAATTTACGCTGGAGCAGGGACGTCAGGACGTTTAGGTGTACTTGACGCGGTAGAGTGTAAACCAACATTTGGTGTTTCAAACGATATGGTAAGAGGGGTTATTGCGGGAGGCGATAAAGCATTTACGGAAGCTGTAGAAGGTGCTGAAGATAGTGAGGAAGCTGGGGCAATGGAATGTGACAATCTATCCATATCCCCTGAAGATACAGTAGTCGCTCTTGCAGCAAGTGGTCGAACACCTTATGCAATTGGTTTGCTAAAAGCAGCAGAGAAGCGGGGAGTAAGTACGGTGTCCATTTGTTGTAACAAAGGGGCAGAAATGAGTCAATATGCTTCCGTAGCGATTGAGCTGGAAACGGGTCCTGAAGTATTGACTGGTTCTACTCGATTAAAAGCTGGTACAGCTCAAAAGCTTGTCTTAAATATGATTTCAACCACGTCAATGATTGGGGTTGGAAAAGTCTATCAAAATCTTATGGTAGATGTACAGCCAACAAACAAAAAATTAGTTGAGCGTTCAAAGCGTATTATTATGGAAGCAACTGAGGCTAGTTATGAAGAGGCAAATGTCGCTTTTGAAAAAGCAAAAGGGCATGTGAAAACAGCGATTGTGATGGTTTTACTTGGTTGTAACTATGATGAAGCGGTTAACCAACTAAAAGAAAATAAAGGGTTTATTCGGAAAACAGTAGATAAATAA
- a CDS encoding PTS transporter subunit EIIC: MNKDQRMASEILKHVGGKENIESLTNCMTRVRIAAKDDALVNKDELKKIDGVMGVVEDDTWQVVVGPGTVNVVTNEMKTMIGPQMELSFEEKSAIDQADRKKKNKTPFKQFLRRLGNIFIPLIPGLVASGIINGVAQFIINTGVQAADHTWLQLMTILGGGLFTYLAIMVGWNTAKEFGGTPVLGAIAGMFIFNPALADVTIFGEELQPGRGGLFGVIFAAWLMVFFERHIRKIIPRSVDIIFTSLFTVLIVGALSIYAIMPVAGVLAEGITSGINAVLSFGGPLAGALMAGFFLPLVMVGLHHGLTPIHAELINAFSFTTLLPILAMAGAGQVGAAIAIFIKTRNQRLRNVIKGGLPVGFLGIGEPLLYGVTLPLGRPFITASMGAAIGGAVQAMFATGALGIGVSGLSLTPLIAEGKYLQYLIGIALAYVFGFIFTYLFGFKDEMAKDI, encoded by the coding sequence GTGAACAAAGATCAGCGCATGGCTTCTGAGATTCTAAAACATGTTGGTGGAAAAGAAAATATCGAGAGCTTAACAAACTGTATGACACGTGTTCGTATTGCTGCTAAAGACGATGCTCTCGTAAATAAAGATGAATTAAAAAAAATTGATGGGGTCATGGGTGTTGTCGAAGATGACACATGGCAAGTAGTGGTTGGACCGGGAACGGTGAATGTAGTTACAAATGAAATGAAAACCATGATTGGACCTCAAATGGAATTGTCCTTTGAAGAGAAAAGCGCTATAGATCAAGCAGATAGGAAAAAGAAAAACAAGACGCCATTTAAACAATTCTTGCGTAGGCTTGGGAATATCTTTATCCCGTTAATTCCAGGCCTTGTCGCATCAGGAATCATTAATGGTGTCGCTCAATTTATTATTAATACTGGTGTACAGGCAGCGGATCACACGTGGTTACAATTAATGACGATTCTTGGTGGTGGATTATTTACGTACTTAGCCATTATGGTCGGGTGGAATACGGCGAAAGAGTTTGGTGGTACTCCTGTACTTGGAGCAATTGCGGGGATGTTTATTTTTAATCCTGCTCTGGCAGATGTGACGATCTTTGGTGAGGAACTGCAGCCAGGACGAGGCGGTTTGTTTGGAGTGATTTTTGCTGCATGGTTGATGGTTTTCTTTGAGCGGCATATCCGTAAAATCATTCCTCGGTCAGTTGATATTATTTTCACATCACTTTTTACCGTCCTTATTGTAGGTGCCCTCTCTATCTATGCAATTATGCCTGTAGCAGGTGTGCTAGCAGAGGGAATTACATCAGGAATTAATGCAGTTTTAAGTTTTGGAGGTCCGCTTGCTGGCGCATTAATGGCTGGATTTTTCTTGCCGCTTGTCATGGTTGGTCTTCATCATGGACTTACACCAATTCATGCGGAGTTAATTAACGCATTTAGTTTTACAACCTTGCTGCCAATTCTTGCTATGGCTGGCGCCGGTCAAGTAGGTGCTGCGATCGCTATCTTTATAAAAACTCGCAATCAACGCTTGCGTAATGTTATTAAGGGTGGTCTGCCGGTTGGGTTTCTTGGAATTGGTGAACCATTGCTTTATGGTGTCACTTTGCCACTTGGTCGTCCGTTTATTACAGCTAGTATGGGAGCAGCTATTGGAGGCGCTGTGCAAGCAATGTTTGCGACTGGTGCTCTAGGAATAGGAGTTTCTGGATTATCGCTTACACCATTAATCGCAGAAGGAAAGTATTTACAATACTTAATAGGCATAGCGCTTGCTTATGTATTTGGTTTTATTTTTACTTATTTGTTTGGGTTTAAAGATGAAATGGCGAAGGATATATAA